The region TGGCAAATGTGATTGCAAATATTGGGCGTCCGGCGCTGGTGCTCAGTCACAACAAAACCTTGGCCGCCCAGCTGTACAGCGAGTTCAAAGAGTTCTTTCCTGAGAACGCTGTCCACTATTTCGTCAGCTACTACGACTACTATCAGCCGGAAGCTTACATTCCGCAGCGCGACGTCTACATCGAAAAGGACTCGTCGATCAATGAGGAGATTGATCGACTGCGTTTGGCGACAACCAGTTCATTGGTCAGTCGCCGAGATGTCGTGATCGTCGCGTCCGTCAGCAGCATCTATGGTTTGGGATCGCCCGACGATTATCGCCAGTTGGTCGTTTCGCTAACCGTCGGCGAAACGATCCGCCGCGATCACCTGCTGCTAAAGTTGGTCGATGTCCTCTACGAGCGAAATGACTACGCGTTCGAACGAGGGAAGTTCCGTGTTCGAGGCGACAGTGTCGAGCTATGGCCCAGCTACGAAGAGTTTGCTTACCGCATCGAAATGTGGGGTGATCAGATCGAAAAGATCTCTTTGATCAAACCGGTTTCTGGTGAGACCATCAAGACAGTGAAGCAGGTATTTATTTATCCGGCCAAGCACTTCGTGATGCCTGAGAATCGCATCCAGCGAGCGCTCGCGGTGATCCGCGAAGAGCTGAAAATGCAGCTCGAAAAATTTGAAAAGCAAGGCAAGCTGCTTGAGGCTCAGCGTCTTTCGGCTAGGACGCGTTTCGATTTGGAAATGCTGGCCGAGGTCGGGCACTGTCCCGGGGTCGAAAACTACTCACGGCCACTGTCGGGAAAGCCGCCTGGGGCGACTCCGGACACGCTTTATAGTTTCTTTCCAAAGGACTTCATTACGTTTGTCGACGAATCCCACGTCACGGTCCCACAAGTTCGCGCGATGTATGCCGGTGACCGAAGCCGTAAAACGACGCTGGTCGAACACGGCTTTCGCCTGCCAAGCGCGCTAGACAATCGCCCGCTGAAGTTCGAAGAATGGGAAGAACGCACGGGGCAAATTTGTTTTGTCAGCGCCACGCCTAGTGACTATGAACTGAAACGGACCGAAGGTGAGGTCGTTGAACAGATCATTCGTCCGACGGGCTTGTTGGATCCAGAAATTGAGGTCGTTTCGGCGAGGGGCCAAGTCAACCATTTGGTCGGCGAAATTCGTTTGCGAGCCGAGCGAGATGAACGGGTGCTGGTAACGGCGTTGACAAAACGCTTGGCAGAAGACCTGTCAACGTTTCTGCAAGAACAAAACATTCGCTGCCGCTGGCTACATAGCGAATTGAATGCCTTTGAAAGAGTTGACCTGCTGCAAGAGCTTCGATCAGGTCATTTCGACTGTCTAGTTGGTGTCAACCTATTGCGTGAAGGGTTGGACCTTCCAGAGGTCTCCTTGGTTGCCATTTTGGATGCCGACAAAGAAGGTTTCTTGCGCAGCGAAACCAGTTTGGTGCAAACCATTGGTCGCGCGGCTCGGAACGCCAATAGCAAAGTCATCCTGTACGGTGATTCTGTCACCGAATCGATGCGACTGGCAATCGACGAAACGGAACGTCGTCGCGCGATTCAAATGGAATACAACGAAAAGCACGGAATCACGCCAGAAACCGTGCGCAAACGGATTAAATCCGGGATTGAATCGGAGGCAGCTAAACGGCGGCAGACCAATGCCGCCGCCCAGGAGGAATCTGAGGCAACTTACATCACCATCGAATTTATCGAGGCGCTGGAACAAGAGATGTTGGCTGCGGCCGAAGACTTGGAATTTGAACGTGCGGCACAACTCCGTGATCGCGTCTTACAGTTGAAGGAAAACATCGGCAAGCCTTTGTCTGAAGTCGAGCTTGATAAACCTAAGTCGACCGGGTCGGGACGAAATCAACGTCGCAAAGGTGCAAGACAAGTCAACAAAGGTCGCGGTAAGATTCCTCGACCCAAACGTGGCTAATCAGATCGCGTTGCTCAATG is a window of Stieleria sp. JC731 DNA encoding:
- the uvrB gene encoding excinuclease ABC subunit UvrB — protein: MTAAQPRAEFHLSSNFEPGGDQPQAIEKLTKGFQSGKPAQTLLGATGTGKTFTMANVIANIGRPALVLSHNKTLAAQLYSEFKEFFPENAVHYFVSYYDYYQPEAYIPQRDVYIEKDSSINEEIDRLRLATTSSLVSRRDVVIVASVSSIYGLGSPDDYRQLVVSLTVGETIRRDHLLLKLVDVLYERNDYAFERGKFRVRGDSVELWPSYEEFAYRIEMWGDQIEKISLIKPVSGETIKTVKQVFIYPAKHFVMPENRIQRALAVIREELKMQLEKFEKQGKLLEAQRLSARTRFDLEMLAEVGHCPGVENYSRPLSGKPPGATPDTLYSFFPKDFITFVDESHVTVPQVRAMYAGDRSRKTTLVEHGFRLPSALDNRPLKFEEWEERTGQICFVSATPSDYELKRTEGEVVEQIIRPTGLLDPEIEVVSARGQVNHLVGEIRLRAERDERVLVTALTKRLAEDLSTFLQEQNIRCRWLHSELNAFERVDLLQELRSGHFDCLVGVNLLREGLDLPEVSLVAILDADKEGFLRSETSLVQTIGRAARNANSKVILYGDSVTESMRLAIDETERRRAIQMEYNEKHGITPETVRKRIKSGIESEAAKRRQTNAAAQEESEATYITIEFIEALEQEMLAAAEDLEFERAAQLRDRVLQLKENIGKPLSEVELDKPKSTGSGRNQRRKGARQVNKGRGKIPRPKRG